The following are from one region of the Silurus meridionalis isolate SWU-2019-XX chromosome 25, ASM1480568v1, whole genome shotgun sequence genome:
- the LOC124379306 gene encoding 3'-5' RNA helicase YTHDC2 isoform X1 has translation MYSRAGVMSQSNAASRKANMNPSKLSNSLKSKGLKDIRVDEEVKIAVNIALERFQYNDQRAMEFPSSLTSTERAFIHRLAQSLGYVSKSRGKGTHRFLTIWKKDRPESAQSSMTFSLTHNSQHVVKNLLQRFPITSKERTDLLQQTERGLAVSPEAGNGRDKNRTSGRLNNGIPQVPQRRGLSELDGFRKSLPVYERQEEIVTTIKENQVVLIVGETGSGKTTQIPQFLLDDCTKKGIPCRIFCTQPRRLAAIAVAERVAAERGESVGQTIGYQIRLESRVSPKTLLTFCTSGVLLRTLMAGDSVLSTVTHIIVDEVHERDGLTDFLLTKMRDVLQKMPSFKLILSSAALDVDLFIRYFGRCPIIYIKGRPYEVKALFLEDILRTTGYTNKDMAKYKAEIQKEAKQQTSLTEWCEVKESVSPSDSRKTRQSDAVLQDTDLLDNGGDSVFSQMNEKDVTSLEPWLLKEMDTCISSVFLQQEADAFVQLFNLIVNENISVDYRHSETSATALMVAAGRGFISQMEQLLSMGANVHVKASNGWTALDWAKHFNQTEAVDLLESHISSLEAGQLDESSLVQSSSGELSAQDQELLKAYHHSFDDEKVDLDLIMHLLFNICQSSDEGAVLIFLPGYDEIVGLRDRILFDDKRFAAHQHGYQVFTLHSNMQTTDQRKVLKTAPSGVRKIILSTNIAETSITVNDVVFVIDSGKVKEKAYDVLNHVTMLKMVWISKASALQRKGRAGRCRPGICFHLFSRLRFNNMLEYQVPQLLRMPLQELCLHTKILAPITCPIAEFLAKAPEPPPLLTVKNAVQMLKTIDAMDPWEDLTELGYHLADLPVEPHLGKMVLCAVVLKCLDPILTIACMLSYREPFVLPGQASQKRAAMLCRKCFTANTFSDHMALLRAFQAWQKARSDGWERSFCEKNFLSQATMEIIIRMRTQLLGQLRAIGFVRARGCSDIRDVNLNSENWAVVKAALVAGVYPNVIHVNRDKQTLQGAKEKKVRLHPTSVLSQPQYKKIPLANGQAAAVQSLPTDWLIYDEMTRAHRTASVRCCTVVTPITVAVFGGSAKLPSTALQESSTPQDDAQCESSDSESEDRTTEQVAQMKIDEWLNFKLDQEMASMVFQLRQRWNSLFLRRIRCPSKPWSQLDEVTIRAVVSVLSAEEQEAGLQQPTGIGQRPKPISPDEPQHQSNSWRSNSGHKSPMEQRLESPTPDRSPKVSSAISQFKSQRDKGAVFNKRSADDDLPVQSDSPSLSSPSPSPSLSSTPSTKGPAVLMSAVAGASKSPSLRPRQLVRYFIMKSSNLRNIELSQQRGIWSTTPNNEHKLNRAFQENSTVFLIFSVQGSGHFQGYARMSTEIGSERCKDWGSTGLGGLFSVEWISKESLPFQVTQQLLNPWNDNKKVQISRDGQELETQAGAQLLQLWDRFSIKRQQEP, from the exons ATGTATAGCAGAGCAG GAGTCATGTCTCAGTCAAACGCCGCCTCTCGGAAAGCAAACATGAATCCATCAAAGCTGTCCAATTCGCTAAAATCCAAAGGACTGAAAGACATCAGGGTTGATGAAGAAGTTAAAATTGCGGTGAACATTGCGCTGGAGAGATTCCAGTACAACGACCAGAGAG CGATGGAGTTTCCTTCTTCACTAACCAGCACAGAGAGAGCATTTATACATCGCCTTGCACAATCCCTGGGTTACGTTTCAAAAAGCAGAGG TAAAGGAACGCACCGCTTCCTCACCATTTGGAAAAAAGACCGTCCAGAGTCAGCGCAGTCCAGTATGACCTTTAGTCTTACCCACAATTCCCAGCATGTGGTCAAAAACTTGCTGCAGAGGTTCCCCATTACTAGTAAAGAGCGCACTGATCTACTTCAGCAAACTGAGCGAGGGCTTGCTGTTTCTCCAGAAGCTG GTAATGGACGAGACAAAAACAGAACGAGCGGCCGACTGAATAACGGCATCCCTCAGGTTCCCCAGAGGAGAGGTTTGTCTGAGCTGGATGGTTTTCGGAAATCGCTGCCAGTCTACGAGCGGCAGGAGGAGATCGTGACTACCATCAAGGAGAACCAGGTGGTGCTGATCGTGGGTGAAACGGGTTCAGGAAAAACCACCCAG ATTCCTCAGTTCCTGCTAGACGACTGCACCAAGAAAGGAATTCCCTGTCGGATCTTCTGTACGCAGCCCAGGAGGCTTGCGGCCATCGCTGTGGCAGAGAGAGTAGCAGCAGAGCGAGGAGAGAGCGTTGGACAGACCATCGGCTATCAGATCCGTCTGGAGAGCAG AGTTTCTCCCAAAACCTTACTGACCTTTTGCACGAGTGGTGTGCTGCTCAGAACACTGATGGCTGGAGACTCTGTCCTCTCCACTGTCACACACATCATTGTG GATGAGGTTCACGAGCGAGACGGCCTGACCGATTTTCTTCTGACCAAGATGCGGGACGTGCTGCAGAAAATGCCTTCTTTTAAGCTTATTCTCTCCAGTGCTGCCCTGGATGTAGATCTTTTTATCAGATATTTCGGACGTTGCCcgattatataca TCAAAGGACGGCCATATGAAGTCAAAGCGCTTTTTCTGGAAGACATTTTGCGGACCACTGGTTACACAAACAAGGACATGGCCAAATATAAGGCAGAGATCCAAAAAG AAGCAAAGCAACAGACATCCCTTACAGAGTGGTGTGAGGTGAAGGAGAGCGTATCCCCATCAGACTCGAGGAAAACCCGGCAGTCTGATGCCGTCCTGCAGGACACTGACCTGCTGGACAATGGCGGGGACAGTGTCTTCAGCCAGATG aacGAGAAAGATGTGACCTCCCTGGAGCCGTGGCTGCTGAAGGAAATGGACACTTGCATCTCAAGCGTATTTCTGCAGCAGGAAGCTGATGCCTTTGTGCAACTTTTTAACCTAATCGTCAACGAGAACATCAGCG TGGACTACAGGCACAGCGAAACGAGTGCCACAGCTCTGATGGTGGCTGCAGGGAGAGGTTTCATCAGCCAGATGGAGCAACTACTCAGCATGGGGGCCAATGTGCACGTTAAAGCCTCTAATGGCTG GACTGCTCTTGATTGGGCCAAACACTTCAACCAGACTGAAGCAGTAGATCTGCTGGAGTCACACAT CTCGTCTCTGGAGGCAGGTCAGCTGGACGAGTCATCCTTGGTGCAGTCATCCAGCGGGGAGCTCAGCGCTCAGGACCAAGAGCTGCTCAAGGCTTACCACCACAGCTTTGACGATGAGAAGGTGGACCTAGACCTTATCATGCACCTGCTTTTTAACATCTGTCAAAGCTCTGATGAAG gTGCAGTGTTGATATTTTTGCCAGGATATGATGAGATAGTTGGACTGCGAGACCGCATCCTTTTTGACGATAAAAGATTTGCAGCTCATCAGCACGG GTACCAGGTGTTCACTCTGCACTCCAACATGCAGACCACGGATCAGAGGAAAGTTCTGAAAACAGCTCCTAGCGGAGTTCGCAAAATC ATTCTCTCCACAAACATTGCTGAAACAAGCATCACCGTCAACGATGTTGTGTTTGTCATTGATTCCGGCAAAGTTAAAGAG aaagctTACGATGTCTTGAATCATGTGACCATGTTAAAGATGGTGTGGATATCAAAAGCAAGCGCACTACAGCGTAAAGGAAG AGCCGGGCGTTGCAGGCCGGGAATCTGCTTTCATCTGTTCAGCCGGCTGCGCTTCAATAACATGCTGGAGTATCAGGTTCCTCAGCTGCTTCGTATGCCTCTGCAG gagCTCTGTCTTCACACTAAAATTTTAGCCCCCATTACTTGCCCCATCGCTGAGTTTCTTGCCAAAGCCCCTGAGCCACCACCACTGCTCACTGTCAAGAACGCTGTGCAAATGCTCAAG ACCATAGATGCTATGGACCCATGGGAGGACCTGACCGAGCTAGGCTACCACCTAGCCGACCTTCCTGTGGAGCCGCACCTGGGGAAGATGGTGCTATGTGCAGTGGTGCTGAAGTGCTTGGACCCAATCCTAACCATCGCCTGCATGCTGTCCTACAGGGAGCCGTTTGTGCTGCCAGGTCAGGCTTCACAAAAACGAGCCGCCATGCTGTGCAGGAAATGCTTCACTGCTAACACTTTCAGTGATCACATGGCCTTGCTCCGGGCTTTTCAG gcATGGCAGAAGGCCCGCAGTGATGGCTGGGAGAGGTCTTTTTGTGAGAAGAACTTCCTGTCACAGGCCACCATGGAAATCATTATCAGGATGCGCACCCAGCTGCTGGGCCAGCTCCGTGCCATAG GTTTTGTTCGGGCGCGGGGTTGCAGCGATATCCGGGATGTAAATTTGAACTCTGAGAACTGGGCGGTGGTGAAGGCGGCGCTCGTAGCGGGCGTGTACCCTAACGTGATCCATGTAAACCGTGACAAACAAACTCTCCAAGGTGCCAAAGAGAAGAAGGTTCGTTTGCACCCGACATCTGTCCTGAGCCAACCACAATACAAAAAG ATCCCGCTAGCGAACGGCCAAGCAGCAGCAGTTCAGTCTCTACCTACAGACTGGTTAATCTATGATGAAATGACACGAGCACACAGGACAGCCAGCGTCCGCTGCTGCACCGTGGTCACTCCGATCACCGTGGCAGTGTTTGGGGGCAGTGCCAAACTGCCCAGCACTGCGCTTCAGGAATCTTCCACACCCCAAG ATGATGCTCAATGTGAGAGCAGTGACAGTGAAAGTGAGGATCGTACCACAGAGCAAGTGGCTCAGATGAAGATTGATGAGTGGCTTAACTTCAAATTGGATCAGGAG ATGGCGTCCATGGTGTTCCAGCTGAGGCAGCGTTGGAATAGCCTGTTCTTAAGGAGGATCCGTTGCCCCTCTAAGCCGTGGTCCCAGCTGGACGAGGTGACAATCCGGGCCGTGGTTTCAGTGCTGAGTGCCGAAGAGCAGGAAGCTGGCCTGCAGCAGCCCACTGGAATCGGACAGAGACCCAAACCCATAAGTCCAGATGAACCTCAGCATCAATCAAACAGCTGGCGGAGTAACAGTGGGCACAAGAGTCCCATGGAGCAAAGACTTGAGTCTCCCACACCAGACAG gtcTCCAAAAGTGTCATCCGCCATCTCTCAGTTTAAGAGCCAAAGAGATAAAGGTGCCGTCTTTAACAAACGTTCAGCTGATGACGATCTCCCAGTCCAGTCAGACAGCCCCAGCTTATCCAGTCCCAGTCCCAGTCCCAGTCTCTCGTCCACACCCTCAACAAAAGGACCAGCTGTTCTTATGTCAGCTGTAGCTGGG GCTTCTAAGTCGCCATCGCTGAGGCCCAGACAATTGGTGCGTTACTTCATCATGAAGAGCAGCAACCTTAGGAACATAGAGCTCTCACAGCAGAGGGGCATCTGGTCCACTACCCCCAACAATGAGCACAAACTCAACCGAGCCTTCCAGGAGAACAGTACCGTCTTCCTTATCTTCTCCGTGCAAGGTTCTGGACACTTCCAG GGTTATGCTCGGATGAGTACGGAGATTGGCTCAGAGCGGTGTAAGGACTGGGGTTCTACCGGTCTGGGAGGACTCTTTAGTGTGGAATGGATCAGTAAAGAGAGTCTCCCTTTCCAAGTCACTCAACAGCTCCTCAACCCCTGGAACGACAACAAGAAAGTACAGATCAGCCGGGACGGTCAG GAGCTGGAGACTCAGGCCGGAGCACAGCTGTTGCAACTCTGGGATCGCTTTTCCATTAAACGACAGCAAGAG CCATGA
- the LOC124379306 gene encoding 3'-5' RNA helicase YTHDC2 isoform X2 yields the protein MSQSNAASRKANMNPSKLSNSLKSKGLKDIRVDEEVKIAVNIALERFQYNDQRAMEFPSSLTSTERAFIHRLAQSLGYVSKSRGKGTHRFLTIWKKDRPESAQSSMTFSLTHNSQHVVKNLLQRFPITSKERTDLLQQTERGLAVSPEAGNGRDKNRTSGRLNNGIPQVPQRRGLSELDGFRKSLPVYERQEEIVTTIKENQVVLIVGETGSGKTTQIPQFLLDDCTKKGIPCRIFCTQPRRLAAIAVAERVAAERGESVGQTIGYQIRLESRVSPKTLLTFCTSGVLLRTLMAGDSVLSTVTHIIVDEVHERDGLTDFLLTKMRDVLQKMPSFKLILSSAALDVDLFIRYFGRCPIIYIKGRPYEVKALFLEDILRTTGYTNKDMAKYKAEIQKEAKQQTSLTEWCEVKESVSPSDSRKTRQSDAVLQDTDLLDNGGDSVFSQMNEKDVTSLEPWLLKEMDTCISSVFLQQEADAFVQLFNLIVNENISVDYRHSETSATALMVAAGRGFISQMEQLLSMGANVHVKASNGWTALDWAKHFNQTEAVDLLESHISSLEAGQLDESSLVQSSSGELSAQDQELLKAYHHSFDDEKVDLDLIMHLLFNICQSSDEGAVLIFLPGYDEIVGLRDRILFDDKRFAAHQHGYQVFTLHSNMQTTDQRKVLKTAPSGVRKIILSTNIAETSITVNDVVFVIDSGKVKEKAYDVLNHVTMLKMVWISKASALQRKGRAGRCRPGICFHLFSRLRFNNMLEYQVPQLLRMPLQELCLHTKILAPITCPIAEFLAKAPEPPPLLTVKNAVQMLKTIDAMDPWEDLTELGYHLADLPVEPHLGKMVLCAVVLKCLDPILTIACMLSYREPFVLPGQASQKRAAMLCRKCFTANTFSDHMALLRAFQAWQKARSDGWERSFCEKNFLSQATMEIIIRMRTQLLGQLRAIGFVRARGCSDIRDVNLNSENWAVVKAALVAGVYPNVIHVNRDKQTLQGAKEKKVRLHPTSVLSQPQYKKIPLANGQAAAVQSLPTDWLIYDEMTRAHRTASVRCCTVVTPITVAVFGGSAKLPSTALQESSTPQDDAQCESSDSESEDRTTEQVAQMKIDEWLNFKLDQEMASMVFQLRQRWNSLFLRRIRCPSKPWSQLDEVTIRAVVSVLSAEEQEAGLQQPTGIGQRPKPISPDEPQHQSNSWRSNSGHKSPMEQRLESPTPDRSPKVSSAISQFKSQRDKGAVFNKRSADDDLPVQSDSPSLSSPSPSPSLSSTPSTKGPAVLMSAVAGASKSPSLRPRQLVRYFIMKSSNLRNIELSQQRGIWSTTPNNEHKLNRAFQENSTVFLIFSVQGSGHFQGYARMSTEIGSERCKDWGSTGLGGLFSVEWISKESLPFQVTQQLLNPWNDNKKVQISRDGQELETQAGAQLLQLWDRFSIKRQQEP from the exons ATGTCTCAGTCAAACGCCGCCTCTCGGAAAGCAAACATGAATCCATCAAAGCTGTCCAATTCGCTAAAATCCAAAGGACTGAAAGACATCAGGGTTGATGAAGAAGTTAAAATTGCGGTGAACATTGCGCTGGAGAGATTCCAGTACAACGACCAGAGAG CGATGGAGTTTCCTTCTTCACTAACCAGCACAGAGAGAGCATTTATACATCGCCTTGCACAATCCCTGGGTTACGTTTCAAAAAGCAGAGG TAAAGGAACGCACCGCTTCCTCACCATTTGGAAAAAAGACCGTCCAGAGTCAGCGCAGTCCAGTATGACCTTTAGTCTTACCCACAATTCCCAGCATGTGGTCAAAAACTTGCTGCAGAGGTTCCCCATTACTAGTAAAGAGCGCACTGATCTACTTCAGCAAACTGAGCGAGGGCTTGCTGTTTCTCCAGAAGCTG GTAATGGACGAGACAAAAACAGAACGAGCGGCCGACTGAATAACGGCATCCCTCAGGTTCCCCAGAGGAGAGGTTTGTCTGAGCTGGATGGTTTTCGGAAATCGCTGCCAGTCTACGAGCGGCAGGAGGAGATCGTGACTACCATCAAGGAGAACCAGGTGGTGCTGATCGTGGGTGAAACGGGTTCAGGAAAAACCACCCAG ATTCCTCAGTTCCTGCTAGACGACTGCACCAAGAAAGGAATTCCCTGTCGGATCTTCTGTACGCAGCCCAGGAGGCTTGCGGCCATCGCTGTGGCAGAGAGAGTAGCAGCAGAGCGAGGAGAGAGCGTTGGACAGACCATCGGCTATCAGATCCGTCTGGAGAGCAG AGTTTCTCCCAAAACCTTACTGACCTTTTGCACGAGTGGTGTGCTGCTCAGAACACTGATGGCTGGAGACTCTGTCCTCTCCACTGTCACACACATCATTGTG GATGAGGTTCACGAGCGAGACGGCCTGACCGATTTTCTTCTGACCAAGATGCGGGACGTGCTGCAGAAAATGCCTTCTTTTAAGCTTATTCTCTCCAGTGCTGCCCTGGATGTAGATCTTTTTATCAGATATTTCGGACGTTGCCcgattatataca TCAAAGGACGGCCATATGAAGTCAAAGCGCTTTTTCTGGAAGACATTTTGCGGACCACTGGTTACACAAACAAGGACATGGCCAAATATAAGGCAGAGATCCAAAAAG AAGCAAAGCAACAGACATCCCTTACAGAGTGGTGTGAGGTGAAGGAGAGCGTATCCCCATCAGACTCGAGGAAAACCCGGCAGTCTGATGCCGTCCTGCAGGACACTGACCTGCTGGACAATGGCGGGGACAGTGTCTTCAGCCAGATG aacGAGAAAGATGTGACCTCCCTGGAGCCGTGGCTGCTGAAGGAAATGGACACTTGCATCTCAAGCGTATTTCTGCAGCAGGAAGCTGATGCCTTTGTGCAACTTTTTAACCTAATCGTCAACGAGAACATCAGCG TGGACTACAGGCACAGCGAAACGAGTGCCACAGCTCTGATGGTGGCTGCAGGGAGAGGTTTCATCAGCCAGATGGAGCAACTACTCAGCATGGGGGCCAATGTGCACGTTAAAGCCTCTAATGGCTG GACTGCTCTTGATTGGGCCAAACACTTCAACCAGACTGAAGCAGTAGATCTGCTGGAGTCACACAT CTCGTCTCTGGAGGCAGGTCAGCTGGACGAGTCATCCTTGGTGCAGTCATCCAGCGGGGAGCTCAGCGCTCAGGACCAAGAGCTGCTCAAGGCTTACCACCACAGCTTTGACGATGAGAAGGTGGACCTAGACCTTATCATGCACCTGCTTTTTAACATCTGTCAAAGCTCTGATGAAG gTGCAGTGTTGATATTTTTGCCAGGATATGATGAGATAGTTGGACTGCGAGACCGCATCCTTTTTGACGATAAAAGATTTGCAGCTCATCAGCACGG GTACCAGGTGTTCACTCTGCACTCCAACATGCAGACCACGGATCAGAGGAAAGTTCTGAAAACAGCTCCTAGCGGAGTTCGCAAAATC ATTCTCTCCACAAACATTGCTGAAACAAGCATCACCGTCAACGATGTTGTGTTTGTCATTGATTCCGGCAAAGTTAAAGAG aaagctTACGATGTCTTGAATCATGTGACCATGTTAAAGATGGTGTGGATATCAAAAGCAAGCGCACTACAGCGTAAAGGAAG AGCCGGGCGTTGCAGGCCGGGAATCTGCTTTCATCTGTTCAGCCGGCTGCGCTTCAATAACATGCTGGAGTATCAGGTTCCTCAGCTGCTTCGTATGCCTCTGCAG gagCTCTGTCTTCACACTAAAATTTTAGCCCCCATTACTTGCCCCATCGCTGAGTTTCTTGCCAAAGCCCCTGAGCCACCACCACTGCTCACTGTCAAGAACGCTGTGCAAATGCTCAAG ACCATAGATGCTATGGACCCATGGGAGGACCTGACCGAGCTAGGCTACCACCTAGCCGACCTTCCTGTGGAGCCGCACCTGGGGAAGATGGTGCTATGTGCAGTGGTGCTGAAGTGCTTGGACCCAATCCTAACCATCGCCTGCATGCTGTCCTACAGGGAGCCGTTTGTGCTGCCAGGTCAGGCTTCACAAAAACGAGCCGCCATGCTGTGCAGGAAATGCTTCACTGCTAACACTTTCAGTGATCACATGGCCTTGCTCCGGGCTTTTCAG gcATGGCAGAAGGCCCGCAGTGATGGCTGGGAGAGGTCTTTTTGTGAGAAGAACTTCCTGTCACAGGCCACCATGGAAATCATTATCAGGATGCGCACCCAGCTGCTGGGCCAGCTCCGTGCCATAG GTTTTGTTCGGGCGCGGGGTTGCAGCGATATCCGGGATGTAAATTTGAACTCTGAGAACTGGGCGGTGGTGAAGGCGGCGCTCGTAGCGGGCGTGTACCCTAACGTGATCCATGTAAACCGTGACAAACAAACTCTCCAAGGTGCCAAAGAGAAGAAGGTTCGTTTGCACCCGACATCTGTCCTGAGCCAACCACAATACAAAAAG ATCCCGCTAGCGAACGGCCAAGCAGCAGCAGTTCAGTCTCTACCTACAGACTGGTTAATCTATGATGAAATGACACGAGCACACAGGACAGCCAGCGTCCGCTGCTGCACCGTGGTCACTCCGATCACCGTGGCAGTGTTTGGGGGCAGTGCCAAACTGCCCAGCACTGCGCTTCAGGAATCTTCCACACCCCAAG ATGATGCTCAATGTGAGAGCAGTGACAGTGAAAGTGAGGATCGTACCACAGAGCAAGTGGCTCAGATGAAGATTGATGAGTGGCTTAACTTCAAATTGGATCAGGAG ATGGCGTCCATGGTGTTCCAGCTGAGGCAGCGTTGGAATAGCCTGTTCTTAAGGAGGATCCGTTGCCCCTCTAAGCCGTGGTCCCAGCTGGACGAGGTGACAATCCGGGCCGTGGTTTCAGTGCTGAGTGCCGAAGAGCAGGAAGCTGGCCTGCAGCAGCCCACTGGAATCGGACAGAGACCCAAACCCATAAGTCCAGATGAACCTCAGCATCAATCAAACAGCTGGCGGAGTAACAGTGGGCACAAGAGTCCCATGGAGCAAAGACTTGAGTCTCCCACACCAGACAG gtcTCCAAAAGTGTCATCCGCCATCTCTCAGTTTAAGAGCCAAAGAGATAAAGGTGCCGTCTTTAACAAACGTTCAGCTGATGACGATCTCCCAGTCCAGTCAGACAGCCCCAGCTTATCCAGTCCCAGTCCCAGTCCCAGTCTCTCGTCCACACCCTCAACAAAAGGACCAGCTGTTCTTATGTCAGCTGTAGCTGGG GCTTCTAAGTCGCCATCGCTGAGGCCCAGACAATTGGTGCGTTACTTCATCATGAAGAGCAGCAACCTTAGGAACATAGAGCTCTCACAGCAGAGGGGCATCTGGTCCACTACCCCCAACAATGAGCACAAACTCAACCGAGCCTTCCAGGAGAACAGTACCGTCTTCCTTATCTTCTCCGTGCAAGGTTCTGGACACTTCCAG GGTTATGCTCGGATGAGTACGGAGATTGGCTCAGAGCGGTGTAAGGACTGGGGTTCTACCGGTCTGGGAGGACTCTTTAGTGTGGAATGGATCAGTAAAGAGAGTCTCCCTTTCCAAGTCACTCAACAGCTCCTCAACCCCTGGAACGACAACAAGAAAGTACAGATCAGCCGGGACGGTCAG GAGCTGGAGACTCAGGCCGGAGCACAGCTGTTGCAACTCTGGGATCGCTTTTCCATTAAACGACAGCAAGAG CCATGA
- the LOC124379307 gene encoding vasotocin-neurophysin VT 2-like isoform X1: MATTIGFRYKYGSFCERRQDGEAGKSSVRVRPRFVTMATWALSFLCAFVVLSLSSACYIQNCPRGGKRSFLDAVPRQCMPCGPGDKGQCFGPSICCGEGLGCVIGSPVTARCLEEEYLPSPCEAGGKPCGPDEGRCAAPGVCCDSDGCKLDSDCMEGSEHEDTDERKSFLGGSRGELLLHILHPGRARGPY, encoded by the exons ATGGCAACAACGATTGGATTTCGGTATAAATATGGGTCTTTCTGTGAACGCAGGCAAGACGGAGAAGCAGGAAAAAGTTCAGTGAGAGTCAGACCTCGGTTCGTGACGATGGCAACGTGGgctctctctttcctctgtgCCTTTGTGGTTCTGTCACTTTCCTCTGCATGTTACATTCAGAACTGCCCCAGGGGAGGGAAGCGCTCGTTCCTGGATGCCGTGCCCAGGCAG TGTATGCCGTGCGGTCCTGGGGATAAGGGCCAGTGTTTCGGCCCCAGTATCTGCTGCGGAGAAGGACTGGGCTGCGTGATCGGATCTCCGGTGACGGCTCGCTGTTTGGAGGAAGAGTATCTGCCCTCACCGTGTGAGGCTGGAGGAAAACCGTGTGGACCGGACGAGGGTCGCTGTGCTGCACCCGGGGTTTGCTGCGACTCAG ACGGCTGTAAGCTGGATTCAGACTGCATGGAAGGAAGTGAACATGAAGACACAGATGAAAGGAAGAGCTTCCTGGGCGGGTCACGGGGAGAGCTGCTGTTGCACATCCTCCATCCCGGCAGGGCACGCGGTCCATACTAA
- the LOC124379307 gene encoding vasotocin-neurophysin VT 2-like isoform X2, with protein MATWALSFLCAFVVLSLSSACYIQNCPRGGKRSFLDAVPRQCMPCGPGDKGQCFGPSICCGEGLGCVIGSPVTARCLEEEYLPSPCEAGGKPCGPDEGRCAAPGVCCDSDGCKLDSDCMEGSEHEDTDERKSFLGGSRGELLLHILHPGRARGPY; from the exons ATGGCAACGTGGgctctctctttcctctgtgCCTTTGTGGTTCTGTCACTTTCCTCTGCATGTTACATTCAGAACTGCCCCAGGGGAGGGAAGCGCTCGTTCCTGGATGCCGTGCCCAGGCAG TGTATGCCGTGCGGTCCTGGGGATAAGGGCCAGTGTTTCGGCCCCAGTATCTGCTGCGGAGAAGGACTGGGCTGCGTGATCGGATCTCCGGTGACGGCTCGCTGTTTGGAGGAAGAGTATCTGCCCTCACCGTGTGAGGCTGGAGGAAAACCGTGTGGACCGGACGAGGGTCGCTGTGCTGCACCCGGGGTTTGCTGCGACTCAG ACGGCTGTAAGCTGGATTCAGACTGCATGGAAGGAAGTGAACATGAAGACACAGATGAAAGGAAGAGCTTCCTGGGCGGGTCACGGGGAGAGCTGCTGTTGCACATCCTCCATCCCGGCAGGGCACGCGGTCCATACTAA
- the LOC124379319 gene encoding PR domain zinc finger protein 12-like, whose amino-acid sequence MGSVFPAEALRMKSGFKSPNLSLCEIITSDVLHSFLYGRWRNVLGEQPQPHPSQPHHQQHHHHHHFHQVSEGKPQHPISKTAFTAEVLAQSFSGEVQKLSSLVLPNEVIIAQSSIPGEGLGIFSKTWIKAGTEMGPFTGRVLYPQHVDLLKNNNLMWEVFNEDGTVRCFIDASQEDQRSWMTYIKCARNEQEQNLEVVQIGSSIFYKAVETIPPDQELLVWYGNSHNTFLGIPGVPGIEDEHQKRNRHDDSHSSDSNSSTSPSSTSSSASSRMRCVICHRGFNSRSNLRSHMRIHTLDKPFACRFCNRRFSQSSTLRNHVRLHTGERPYKCHVCQSAYSQLAGLRAHQKSARHRPAGTSTEPRQPSPASPSEMASMAQTVPLVHHIATMVL is encoded by the exons ATGGGCTCGGTTTTCCCCGCCGAAGCTCTAAGGATGAAGTCCGGCTTCAAGTCTCCAAATCTGTCTCTGTGCGAAATCATCACCTCGGATGTCCTGCACAGTTTTCTGTACGGGCGATGGAGGAACGTGCTTGGAGAACAGCCTCAGCCTCATCCTTCTCAACCTCACCACCAacagcaccatcatcatcatcattttcatcaaGTCTCCGAAGGGAAGCCGCAGCATCCCATCAGCAAAACCGCGTTCACCGCTGAGGTCCTGGCGCAGTCCTTCTCTGGAG AGGTTCAGAAGTTGTCCAGCTTGGTGCTTCCTAATGAGGTGATCATCGCTCAGAGCTCCATCCCTGGGGAAGGCCTGGGCATCTTTTCCAAGACGTGGATCAAAGCTGGGACTGAGATGGGTCCATTCACAGGTCGTGTTCTCTATCCCCAGCATGTGGACCTGCTTAAGAACAACAACCTGATGTGGGAG GTGTTTAATGAAGATGGGACGGTGCGCTGCTTCATAGATGCCAGTCAGGAGGACCAACGCAGCTGGATGACTTACATCAAGTGTGCAAGGAACGAGCAGGAGCAGAACCTGGAGGTGGTGCAGATTGGCAGCAGCATCTTCTACAAGGCTGTGGAG aCTATTCCTCCTGACCAAGAGTTGCTCGTTTGGTATGGGAATTCACATAACACTTTTCTGGGAATTCCTGGTGTTCCGGGCATTGAGGATGAGCATCAGAAAAGAAACAGGCATG ATGATTCCCACTCAAGCGACAGCAATTCCTCAACCTCTCCCTCGTCCACTTCCTCGTCTGCGTCCAGCCGCATGCGCTGCGTCATTTGTCACCGTGGCTTCAACTCGCGCAGTAATCTGCGCTCTCACATGCGCATCCACACGCTGGACAAACCCTTCGCATGCCGCTTCTGCAACCGCCGCTTCAGCCAGTCGTCCACGTTGCGCAACCACGTGCGCCTGCACACCGGCGAGCGCCCCTACAAGTGCCACGTGTGCCAGAGCGCCTACTCGCAGCTGGCAGGACTCCGTGCGCACCAGAAGAGCGCCAGACACCGGCCAGCAGGCACCAGTACAGAACCCAGACAGCCATCTCCTGCCTCTCCATCAGAGATGGCCTCCATGGCGCAGACGGTGCCCCTGGTGCACCACATAGCCACCATGGTGCTCTGA